The DNA region ACCAAAAACTGAAATTAAAGATTTCAAACCGTTATTTCCGGCTGAACTTCCACTTTTTCGAACACGAACCACGCCAAAATCCAAATCAAGATCATCGTGAACGGCTAAAAAATCTTTTCGAAAATCCACTTTATAAAAATCACAAATTGAACGAGCTGAAAAGCCAGTTTCGTTATAAAAAGTTGTTGGCTTAACAAGCAAAACTTTTTCACCAAAAAGTGTAATTTCAGCAATAAAAGCTTTAAATTTTGGCTTTTCTTGGAATTTTGCGTTTAACTTTTTCGCCAAAAAATCTGCAAATTCAAAGCCAATATTATGGCGCGTTCCATTATATTTTTCTGGAAAATTGCCTTGAAAAAGTATAATTTTCATTTTGTCCTTTCGAAAATCGCCCCAAGCGCGGGGCGAAAATTATTGATTTTTTTGAATTCGAGCAAGTTTTTCGTCGCGTTTGCGTTCGCGTTTATTTTGTGTATCGGTAGCTTTTTTGAGCGCGCCAGAGTTTTTGTTGACTACTTTTTTACCAGCCGAAATTCTTGCACGGTTTTCTTTGATTTGTTTTTCATCTCTGAAAGAAAACTTAATCGGCGTGCCAGAATAATCGAAATTCTCGCGAATTAAGCGCTCCAAATATCGTTTATAGCTCCAATGAACAAATTTTAGATTTGATCCATGAATAATGAACCAAGGTGGGTTACTATCACTTTGTGAAATGTAACGCAATTTTGGATGTGTATTCTTTAAACCTGCTGGCGGATGAGCTTGAGTTGCTTTTTGTAAAAGCTGATTTAAAATTGAAGTCTTTGCTTGTCTTGCACGGTTGCAGTGAACTTTCAAAATCAAATCATAAATTTTGGTCACATTCTGGCCAGTTTTCGAACTCGTAAAAATTAACGGAGCCCAAGGAGTAAATTTAAAATAATATGCGATTCGTGGCGCCAAAGCGTCGCGAGTGTAAGCATCTTTCCCTTCAACACTATCCCATTTCGAAACTACGATAATCATCCCTTTTCCGGCATCATTAATTAAGCCAGCAATTCGTTGGTCAAGCTGAGTATTAAGTTCGTTTGCATCCATTAAAAGCAAACAAATATCGGCTTCGTCAATCGCATTTAAAGTTCGAAGCACACTGAATTTTTCAATTCCAACTTCTTGTTTGCCGGGTTTTCGCATTCCAGCTGTGTCGATAATTTCGATAGTTTTTTCATTAAAGCGAATTTGCGTTTTGTTGGTATCACGCGTTGTTCCAGCAACATTTGCTACAATCGCCTGCTGTTTGCCCGCCATCGTATTGAAAAGATAGGATTTTCCAGCATTTGGGCGGCCGACTAAAGCCACACGAATTATATCTTTGTCGCGTTTTTCTTCTTTAACTTTTGGAATTTTTTCAGCAATTTCGGTCAAGAGTTCATCAACGCCAGCATTATGCTCGGCAGAAGTTCGAATAATCGGTTTAACACCAAGCCGCAAAAATTCTTCATTTGGTAAATTCCCTTTTAAGTCAGTTTTGTTCAAAACTAAAATTACTGGCTTTCGAGATTTTAAAGCCTTTTTTGCAATCAAGCGATCTTCATTTGAAAAAGGTTTAGTGCTATCAAGAACTACCAAAATCAATTCACTGGCGTCAACCGCGTCTTGAATTTGTTCTTGAATTGTAGCCTCAAACTCATCATTTGGGTCTTTTAAACCAGCTGTATCGATCAGCCAAAAAGCCTGTTTTTTATAATTAACTTTACCAAGAACACTGTCGCGCGTCGTTCCGGCTTCTCGTGCAACAACGGCTTGCTGGGCACGAATCATTCGGTTAAAAAGCGAAGATTTTCCAACATTCGCCTGACCAATAATTGCAACTTTAGGGAGATTTTTAGACATAGTTTCTTAATTATAACACAATATGCCTAAAAATTCAAACTTTTCGAAATTAAAATCCAACTTTAATTTTTTGTTTTCGAAGATAAATTTCAGATAAAAAGAATTGCAAAAATCCAACAATTGCAGTGGTTAAAAATACGCCAGTCAAGCCAAGGTTTAGAGTTTTTAGAAAAATTAAAATTCCAATTGGGGTTAGAATACTGGTTGCTGCTGCATAAATAACTTGCATGGTGCCATTGTATTTTTTCAAAAATGAACGCGTAATTGAAAGCAGAATATAATAGCGAATTTTTGAACAAACTTCGATTGCAAATAAAATCAAAATCATCGGATTGAGGATTGCGTTTTTTACCGCTGAATCATTTGAAATAATATTCACCCAAATTGGCGCCGAAAATCCAATCGAAACTGTAAGAATAAAGAAAAATTTTAAAGCTAACCGCCAAATAAATTTATTATTTTGATAAACTTCTTTTTGTGTTTTAAAGCCTAATTTTGAGTTGTAAGAAACGTCAACATTTGCAAGACTTGCGCTCGCATCAACTACGCCTTCAAGAAAAGCACCGATCGTATAAATCCAATATCGGGCTGAAACGAATGATGGTGAAAGATATAATAAAGATGATGTTGTGAAAATAGCAACAATTCTTGGAGCTAATCTGCGGATAATTTCCCATTTTGTATTAAGCCAAAGTTTTTTAATCCATCTCTGATCAAATTCAAAACCATTTTTAAAGAAGTTCGGGCAAGGTTTAGCAATTAAAAAATAAATCAATGGAATTGCGTTAGCCAAAAAACAGGCAATCATCATTCCATTCGCTCCCCAATTAAAAACCCAAAGTGCTATAAAAGAACCAATCGCCATAAACCAAGTTGTGGCGTGGTCGAGAATCATTGCTTCTCGTGTTCGAAAAGTTGCTTTCAGATAAGAAGTTATTAACATCTGGCTTGGACAAACTAAGAAAATTGTTGCTACACAAATTCGCCAATAAGGTACATACATTGAAAGCAATTCTTTCGAAACTCCAAGGCTACCAAGAATTTCGCCCGCAAAAATAAAAGAAATAAGAGCGGCTGGTGTTAAAATTAAATAAACCAAATAAAATGCATTTTTTAAAGGTTTCGAAGCTTTTTCGGCACTTTTGCCCACCATGTAAGCTGGCAAATTTGCAACTAGAGCTGTTCGAACGGCATAATAAGCACACGAAAGTACCACCCACAGCGTATCTGATACTGCGAACATTGTTAATGATTTTTGAGCATAAGCTACATTTGGATACCAGGCCATTACTAGCGCCCAGTTTGCTTCGACAAGATTATCGGCAATCGTGCCGAGAAAATTATCGAAGAACATTTTTCGAAGTTCTTTTTTAGTTTTTAGCATATTCAATTATTGTATAATTTTTCGAAATAAAAATCAATATTGAGAAACTTGCTTAAGAACTTAAAAAATGATATAATAAGAATCCAAGAAAATTTTGGAGGTGCATAAAATGCAAGAACATTTCAAAACAGATACAACGGCTATTCCATTAGCGTCAATGAAAACTCGTCGAATAGTTGCAAAAGATACTCGAAAAATTATCGAACAGGCTTTTGTGAGTGGCGAGCCCTATATTAATTTTGAGATTTTTCGAAATCTTTTTGATGTTGAAAAAATCTTGGATGTTCGAAGTGAATTTGTCTTTAAGATTAATATTGAAAAATTCGGAAATCCAGTTGCGGCAGGACAACTTGTGCGAACTTATGCTACAGAAATTCACTATTTTAATTTTCCTGGAGAAAGTTTGACTGAAAAAATTGCTCGAGCTTGTGAGTTCGAGCATAACTCTGGTAATAAAGATAAAATTCCGATTGAAATTAAAGAATATTTCGAAAAGATTTTGGATATTTTTTATCAAATTATGCTTGATGAAAGAGTTGAAATTTCGAGTGGTTATGTAATGAATTTATTGATTAACCTTGCTGATCTTGCTGAATTGCAGTAATTAATAAAAAGGCCTCAATTGAGGTCTTTTCTTCTTTTAAATTACAGCTTTTCAACTTTTCGAAAATCACCAAAATTTAAATCTTTCGGTAAAATATATGAGCCAAAAACTGTTCTGTGTAGTTCTTCAACTTCGTAGCCTATAGCCGAAAATGTTCGGCGAATCTGGCGGTTGCGACCTTCACTCATGATAACTTTCCAGTTTTTTCGCGAATCATCAAGCCGTTCAAGCCCAAGCTGTGATTTTCCGTCTGGTAGGTTAATTCCAAAATCGGCAATCATCTGTTGATGGATTGGCTGAAGCGGCGTGTCAAGAGAAACTAGATATTCTTTTACCTTTCGAAATTTTGGGTGGGTCATTTGAAAAGCAAAATCGCCATCATTTGTTAAGAGTAAAATTCCACTTGAATCTTTATCGAGCCGACCAACTGGTTTTAGCACGCTAAATTCTTTTGGGAGAATAGCATAAATTGTTTCATTCTCACCCTGTTTTTTCCGCGAGCAAACATAGCCGCGAGGCTTATTAAAAATTACATATTTTTTTTCTTCACGAGTTTTTGAGATTATTTTTTCGCCGAGCTTTATTTCATCGCCTGCTTTGAATCGTTCACCGAGTTGAGCAGTTTTTCCGTTGATAGAAATTCGCCCTTTTTCGATAAGTTCATCTGCTTGCCTACGCGAAATTCCTAGCTGTAATGCCAGGAATTTATTTAAGCGTTCTGTTTTTTGCTCCACAACTTATTGGGCTCCAAAAGGAGGTTGAGAATTGTTATTTAAGGGGTTTTCGCCTGTTCCACCTCTTAGAATATCATTAATTTGAAAAGATAATATTTCCTCATCACTTCGACTATTTTCGATTGGTTGAACTACTCGTTCGCCAGAAACAGTTGGTGTGGCTGGCTGATTATTTTGAGCGGCTGCTTGAGGCTGATTCACAAAATCACTAATTGGATGAGCTGGAGCTTCAATTGTAGGCGATTCTGGTGTTCTAAAATTTTGAACTGGCGCTACTTTAACATGGGGCTGTTCAAACTGCACAGATTGAGGGGTTGATTGAGTTGGCTGGTTTGCAGAAAAAGATATCGTTTGTTCTCTTTCAAATTGAGCTAAACTTGGTGCTGCGGCACGTTCTGGAGATTGAATAGGCTGAATTGGTCGAACTGGTGCTGGCGCTGGTTTTTCGAAATTTTGAATTGGCGCTTGGGCTGCCTGAGTTTGTGCGGTAGAGTATAATTCGGATGGTGCTTTAATTTCTTGCGATTGAATTGCAGGAGTTTCTTCGGTGGACATAGATATTGGCGCTTGTTTTTGTGCAGTTCGCTGTTCTACTGTTAAATCGCCATCTTCAAGAACCTCGTGAACTGTTCGCACAACATCTTCGATTCCCACTTGAGATTTCACTAGATAGCGGTCAGCGCCAAGTGCTTCACCGCGACGGCGCTGCTCTTCACTTGAGAGAGCTGTCATCATAATAACTTTAATACCGCGCGTTTCAGTTGTTGAGCGCAAAATATCAAGCATGTCAAAGCCGGAAATCTTTGGCATCATTACATCACTTACAATTAGGTTTGGTCGTTCTTTAATCGCCATTGCGAGCGCTTCTTCTCCATCACCAGCCGAAACAATATCGTATCCTTCCGCCAATAACCGAACGCCATAAATCTCGCGCAAACTTTTATCATCTTCTACTAATAAAATCTTTGTCATATTGCTCCTATTATACTATTATTTTTCGAAAAAATCTATACTATTTATGCTTAATTTTTCCGATGATTCATCATTTTTTGAGCGTATTCAATTTTCATTCTTTCGATATCATTTAGAGTTGGCTGATTTGATAGATACTGGGTCGGCTGAGGCGCTATATTCTGCGTAGTTTCCATTATCTGGGGCGGTTGAAATTGTTGATTTTTTGTATATATTGAACTTTGAGGCGAGTAATTATTTTGAACAGCTTGTGTATTTTGTTGTAAATTTTCATCCGCTATTTGAGCATCATAATTTTGTACTGTTTGAAGATTTGGTGCAGAATTTTGGCCATTCTGATTTTGTGCTCCCGCTAGAGGGCTAAAACCTTGAATTGCACCATATTTAGAAAAGTCTTGCTGTGCTTGAATTACCTTTTGTGCCGGTTGGTTTTGTTCAGTATTTACGATATTTGGTTGCGGAATTGGAGCTATATTTTGCGCAGAATTATCATAAATTTGTTGTTCTTGTTGTTGAGTTGATTCAGTAGTATTTTGTGTATACGGAGCTTGTTGAGCTTGCGAATTCTCTGGTTGCGTATTTTGCGAAATAGTTTCAGGAATGCTAATTGAAGTTTCTGGCTGAATTTCTTGGGTAATTTCGAAAACTTCTTCGCTTGGATTTTCTATTTTAGGATCTTCAAGAATTGCTGTAATGTCGCGGTCGGCTTCGTCAATTTCACGTTGATTATTTTTTTGTTCAATTTTTTGGTGTTCCTCAGCTTTTTTAGTGTCTTCAATAGCTTTTAATTTTTCGGCGTTTTCGCGCGTAATTCTTGGCAATTTTACAGTGAAAGTGCTACCTTTTTTATATTCGCTTTCAACATCCAAGAATCCGCCAATCGACTCGGTAAGTTTGCGCGACAAAAATAGCCCGAGCCCTGTACCATTAATTTCTCGCGTTTCAGAATTATCTACACGATAAAATTTTTGAAACAAATGCGGAATATCTTCGGCCGGAATCCCAATTCCACTATCTTTAACAGAAATTTGAACATTGTTATTGTCACCCGTAACATTCACAGAAACCATTCCGCTCGGCGTATATTTTATGGCATTTTCGAAAAGGTTATTCAAAATTTCATGTAAGTGATCGCGGTCGGCATGAATAAAAAATACTGGCGTTAGAGTTTTTTCGCCTGTTTTGTGGTCATCTGGTTCAAAAATATAATTCAAACCCTTTGCTTCAGCTTTTGGTTTTAGCCCTTCCCAAATGTTTCGTGAAAATTCAATTGCATCTAAAACAACAGGTTCATTTTTGAGCCGTCCGTCTTCTGCTTTTGTAATATCGAGTAAATCTTGAAAAAGTTGGCCTAAGTGCTTGGTGTTTTCGTGGGCTTTTTGAAGGTAAGATTTTGCGCGTGCGTCAATTGTTGCAGTAGCTGGGTTGAGGGCTAAGCCAATATATCCCTCGATGCTTGCAACTGGTGTTCTCATTTCGTGGCTCGCAGTTGATATAAACTCTGCTTGTTCACGGTTGTCTTTTAACTCTTTCGAAATATCCCTAAAAACTACAACTACGCCAGAATTTTGACTATCAATCGAGTTTACGGCCAAGAAAATCGGAACAATTTTCCCGCTTTGAGTTTTAATAAATAAATCTCGTGTTGTGAAATTTTCACCAGTTCGTAAAACACGATTCACCGGGTTGGAAATTTCAATCATTTCGCCACCCTCATTATTCGTAATTTTTAAAACTGAATTAAAAACCAATCCAGCCGCATCACTACCATTCCAGCCCGTAATCTGCTCTGCTGCTGGGTTGATTGCTAAGATATTCCCTTTTGAATTAACTGCCAAAACTCCATCATCAACGGCATCTAAAATTGCTTTCCCATCGCCTAAAAAGTTTCTCGAAGTATTTTTCGAATTTTTATTTTCTGAGTTTTCGCTAAAAATATTTTTTAAGTTAAACATTGCCCACTTCCTTGATGTAAATATTTTACCATAATCAGTTTTGAAAAGCAAGAAAAAAGCGAGCATTTAGCTCACTCTGTTTTAGAATAATTTTGCAACTACTACATCACAACAGTGCAAGTTATTTTTTAAATTATCGTGGTAAAAATCGATAATTTTACGATGTGTTTCGATATCTTGTTTAGCATTTAAGTCTTTGCTATATGAAAGCCTGTAAATCTTAGTCTTATTTTCATAGATTAATTTTTCGAAACGAATCCACCGTTCGAATTTTGCGTAATCAAGCTCATCGCGAATCTGGATTAATTCTTCTGAACTTTCCATTTCAGCTCTCTCCTCTAGAGCTTTTTTTCGAAGCTCCAGATCCATTAGATGCATTGCTTTTTCATCTCGGCAAATCGTTCTGCAAAGATTAAATGCATAAGCCGGAACGATTTCTGCAGCATTCAAAATTTTCCCATCTTTTTCAATTTCACCGCTATAGCCGTTCACCGCAAATGAACGCGGAGATTTCGAGTTCAAAAAAGCGTATGCACCGTGAATATCGTCTTGCGCTTTTGCCCATTCATCAATTTGCTGAACCAAAAAGCTCGCTGCTCCTTGTCGCTGATATCCTTCAATGGTAAACATTGAGCCAATTTCACCCAATCTTTGACCAAAAGAATTGATTTGCGGTTGCATCATTGAAGCGGAAGCAATTACTTCGCCCGTTTCTTCGTCAAAAAGCAATGCAACACAGGATTTCTCCATAATGTCATCTGGCGACATATTCAAGACCGTATCATCTTGATAAGTTAGATTTGAAAGCCAAACCGAAATCTCACCTTGCTGATCCATCCCGAGCTCATGCAGAAAACAAAATGACCATTCGTCATTTTCGATTTTATTCATAACATTTAAGATGCCTCTATCCTTAATTTCCATTTCTTCCACCTCCAAAGCGTTTTTTCTTTCGAAAATTCGATAGATTTTATAATTATATCATAAAATCAATAAAAAGCAATAATCTAAAAAAATATTAAAATAAAAACCGCCCTTCTTTAAGAAAAGCGATTTTTTAAAATTTTTAAAATTATTTTGCGGCCAAAGCAGCTGCGATTCGTTCACGGCGTTTTGCTTCGCGGCGTTTTTCAATTTTTAGTTTTGCACGCAAAGCTCGTTTGCGGTCTGCTCCATGCCAACTTTTATGTTTAGCCATTTCTTTCCTTTCGTTAAAAAATAAAACAATTCTGAACAATTATAGCACACTTTTTTAAGAATTTCAAACTATCTGCCATAAACCAATCGTGAGACATTCTGGTAATAAACTTGCACTGCATGGTGAAAATTTTGAAGTTCTGTTCCTTTTAAATCAAAATAGTGTGGCCCAGCTTCAATTTTAATCACTTGGTCTTTTCGAAGCTCATATCTGGTTGTATTTTGGTGAACTTTTCGCTTGCCGTCAATCCATTCTTCATGATAAATCCAAGAATTGTGGTCAAGCACGAAAAATTCTCGCCGAATACCGTTCGTTGTTGGCCCAAAAATTTGTGCGCCAACTTTGCTTTCAAGATTGATTAATGCTCGCGAAATATCTTGCGGATTTTTCTTGAATTTTGCAAAAAGATATTTATAATAGAGTTGATTGCTCTCGTGTTTTTTTGAATTTTTCAAAAAAGATTTTCTAGTATATTTTAAGTGCGAAAGACGAATTTCTTCTTCGGCGATATTTCGAAATTGCAAAATTTGAGCGCTCTTCGCAAGCATTTCACCAAAAATATCAATTTGATTATTTTTCAATATTGGCTGGAATGCGGGCTTTTTAACCTGTTGAATAGGTTTTAAGGGCATTTGTTTTGGCGTGTCGTAAGCAATCTGGGTTTTTGGTTTTTTGAAATCTGGCTCTTTTTGAGCTCCTGAAAAATATGGAATTTGATATAAACTTTTGTCAGAATTGTTCATTTTTAAACCTTAAATATGATTAAATTGTATCATATTTTAATATTTTTGTCAATATTTGGTAAATTAAATTTTAAATAGTTTTTCGCAATTTTCGGTTGTGATTTTAGCAACTTCTTCGGCTGAAATTTGCCGTTTTTCTGCTAAATCTTCAATAATTAACTTTGAGAAAGCTGGTTGGTTTGGCTTTCCGCGCTTGCCTTTTGGTGCTAAAAATGGTGAATCTGTTTCGATTAATATTCTTGAAAGTGGAATACTTGCAAACACTTCAAGATCTTCGGGCTTTTTTGTAAAAGTTGAAATTCCATTTACGCCAATAAATAAATCGCGCTTTAAAGCTTTGCTTAAATTATCTTTCGAATCTGTAAAAGAATGCAAAACTCCACGAATTTTACCGAATTTTGAAATTTCATCAAAAATTGGCCAAAAATCTTCGAAAGCATTTCGAACATGAAAACTTACGGGCAGATTTAGCTTTTGAGCAAGCTTGAGCTGAGCTTTTAGAATTTGTTTCTGTGCCTCACGGTTGAAATTTTCATAAAAATAATCAAGACCAATTTCACCAATGGCCACCACTTTTGGAGCTTTCGAAAGCTGCTCAAGTTCATGAACTAACTCTTCTGGGCTATATTTTTCGGCTTCATGTGGATGAACGCCAATCGCTGCAAAAAGTTCAATTTTGCTAGAATTTTCTTCAGCAAATTTAACGCCAATTTTAGAATTTTCAAGATTTTCGCCAATACAAATTGCTTTTGAGATTTTAGAATTTTGCATATTCTCAAAAACTTCTTCTTGCGGAATTGGAAAATTTACATCGTGAATGTGGCAATGTGAATCAATAATTTTCATTTTATCCTTTCGAAAGTTGAAACCTCAGCATTAAAGCCGAGGTTCTGGTTATTTTTTAGCTTGATTATTTTGTGCGGCTGCGATTTTTGCGGCACGCGGATCTTCAGTTTTAAGATAAATTTTTGGGAAAAGTAAGCCGATTTCTTCGTCGCGAATTACGCCACTACTAAAAATCGTTTGAAGCTTTTCGGCCGTATCTGGCATAAACGGTTCAAGCATTTTGCTGATTTGTAATAAACCTGACACAGAGTGCGCAAGAACTTCTGCTAGATGATTTTCTTCATCTTTATTTTCTTTTGCTTTCTTGGCAATTTCCCAAGGTTTTACACCTTCAATATATTGATTATGGGCGCGAACCAATCCCCAAATTTCATCAATCGCTTTATTGAATTCTAGAGATTTCATATACTCGTTGTAAGTATGGCGATCGTGCTCATCGCTAGGAATTTCACCAACCACGCCAGATTGATAACGCTTAACCATATTAGCTACGCGTGAAGCCAAATTGCCGAGGTCGTTACCAAGTTCGTTGTTGTAGGCATTTTCGAACTTCTCCCAGGTAAAATCTCCATCATCTTGAGTTGCAACGTGCCGTGAGAAATAATACCTAAAAGCATCTAGTCCGTAATTATTGATAATTTCGTTCGGATCAACCACATTGCCGATCGATTTACTCATTTTCACACCGTTGCTTGAAATGTGGCCATGAACAAGCAGAGTTTTTGGTAAAGCTAAATCAAGCCCAAGTAGCATTGCTGGCCAGATTCCCGCATGAAAACGTAAAATATCTTTTCCAATAACTTGAACATTTGCTGGCCAAAATTCTTGCCAACCTGCAACATCTGGGTATCCGATCACGGTTAAATAGTTTGCAAGTGCATCAATCCAAACATACATTACTTGTTCCGGATCGCCAGGAACAGGTACACCCCAAGTTAAATTCTTTTTTGGTCGTGAAATTGAAACATCTTCAAGCCCGCCTTTCAAGAAGTTTAAAAATTCTTTCTTGCGATATTCTGGCACGATTTTCATTCGGTCAGTTTCAATGGCTTCAATGATTTTTGGTGTAAATTCTGAAATTCGCAAGTAATAATTCTCTTCTGAAAGCCTTTCGAAAGGTTTTTGATGGTTTGGGCAAACGCCATGAAATTCAGTTACTTCTTTTTCAGTGTAAAAACTCTCACAACCTGTACAATACCATCCTTCGTAAGTATTTTTATAAATATATGGCTGAAGTTTCATCCAAATATATTGTGATGCTCCGACATGGTGTAAATCTGTTGTTCGAACAAAATCGGTGTAAGTTGTTTTCATTTTGTCCATCAAATTTTTGAAATTCTGAACAGTTCCGTCAACATATTCTTGTGGAGTTAAACCATTTTCGGCGGCTTTTTCAGCAATTTTATTACCGTGCTCATCTGTTCCAACCTGAAAACGTACTTCATTTCCTTGCTGGCGCTGGTATCTCGCCCAAATATCGGCAATTAAGTAATCAAGAGCGTTTCCAATATGAGGCGCTCCATTTGCATAAGGAATTGCAGTTGTTATATAAAGTTTTTTCTTCGTCATACTGCTTATAATTATATCATAAAATTCAAATAAAAACAAAAGCCCAAGAGTTTTAGGCTTCCTGACAATAAGCTCCGCCGGATTCTAGTAAATATACAACTGCGGCCGCTCCTTTTTTTATGTTTCTCAGTACAACTGATCTATTTGATGCTAGTTCTATATTATCACACCCCATACCAACTACTACTGCAATTCTTTCGTGATCCCTAAAACTAGGACTATCTATTCTAAAGAGTGTAACATTATTGTTGACTGATGTTGTGACAATTTTAGTATTTAAACTTAAGCTCGAAGAACTATCGTTTTTATTTTTACCACTCTTAAGATCAAAACTAATATAGCTATTTAAAGGGCTATTCTCTATTGGTTCAATACTGTTATTTACTCCGTATTTTTTCTGTTCTTCATTTAGATCTGCTAGCGGTGTTAATACACTATTCCCCATACTTGCATATCCTCGCCCTTTATTATTAGCTTTCCAATTGTGCAGGGCTGTCACGACCATTGCGACATCTTGCTTTCGCTGCACGTCTCTCTGTGATCGTTGAAGTGCTGGTAAAGCCAAAAATACCATTAAAAATATTAGACCAGCTATAGCCAATACTAAAACAACTTCAATGATTGTAAATCCCTTTTTTGGTTAAGTTTTGATTTTTGTTGAGTTTGATTGCTTTCATAACTCAATTATATTACTAATATTGTAAAAAGCAGTAGCGCTTTATTTACTATAGAATATTTTTGAAATTTTAAGCCATTCTTCTATTTTAAGGTCTTGTGCTCGCAAATCTGGCGAAATCTCGCATTTTTCTAAAATTTCAGTTGTTCGCTCTTTCGAAATTGCAAGATTAGCACTCAAACTTTTGGCAATTTTTTTGCGTTTTGCGGCAAAGCCAGCTT from Candidatus Saccharimonas sp. includes:
- the pth gene encoding aminoacyl-tRNA hydrolase, yielding MKIILFQGNFPEKYNGTRHNIGFEFADFLAKKLNAKFQEKPKFKAFIAEITLFGEKVLLVKPTTFYNETGFSARSICDFYKVDFRKDFLAVHDDLDLDFGVVRVRKSGSSAGNNGLKSLISVFGEDFARIKIGIKNKFLPKIGAMNFVLAKFSKSESEKLPQIFGVCEDFIEEFAKDSLKNDKRSI
- the der gene encoding ribosome biogenesis GTPase Der — encoded protein: MSKNLPKVAIIGQANVGKSSLFNRMIRAQQAVVAREAGTTRDSVLGKVNYKKQAFWLIDTAGLKDPNDEFEATIQEQIQDAVDASELILVVLDSTKPFSNEDRLIAKKALKSRKPVILVLNKTDLKGNLPNEEFLRLGVKPIIRTSAEHNAGVDELLTEIAEKIPKVKEEKRDKDIIRVALVGRPNAGKSYLFNTMAGKQQAIVANVAGTTRDTNKTQIRFNEKTIEIIDTAGMRKPGKQEVGIEKFSVLRTLNAIDEADICLLLMDANELNTQLDQRIAGLINDAGKGMIIVVSKWDSVEGKDAYTRDALAPRIAYYFKFTPWAPLIFTSSKTGQNVTKIYDLILKVHCNRARQAKTSILNQLLQKATQAHPPAGLKNTHPKLRYISQSDSNPPWFIIHGSNLKFVHWSYKRYLERLIRENFDYSGTPIKFSFRDEKQIKENRARISAGKKVVNKNSGALKKATDTQNKRERKRDEKLARIQKNQ
- a CDS encoding pseudouridine synthase; protein product: MEQKTERLNKFLALQLGISRRQADELIEKGRISINGKTAQLGERFKAGDEIKLGEKIISKTREEKKYVIFNKPRGYVCSRKKQGENETIYAILPKEFSVLKPVGRLDKDSSGILLLTNDGDFAFQMTHPKFRKVKEYLVSLDTPLQPIHQQMIADFGINLPDGKSQLGLERLDDSRKNWKVIMSEGRNRQIRRTFSAIGYEVEELHRTVFGSYILPKDLNFGDFRKVEKL
- a CDS encoding response regulator, which produces MTKILLVEDDKSLREIYGVRLLAEGYDIVSAGDGEEALAMAIKERPNLIVSDVMMPKISGFDMLDILRSTTETRGIKVIMMTALSSEEQRRRGEALGADRYLVKSQVGIEDVVRTVHEVLEDGDLTVEQRTAQKQAPISMSTEETPAIQSQEIKAPSELYSTAQTQAAQAPIQNFEKPAPAPVRPIQPIQSPERAAAPSLAQFEREQTISFSANQPTQSTPQSVQFEQPHVKVAPVQNFRTPESPTIEAPAHPISDFVNQPQAAAQNNQPATPTVSGERVVQPIENSRSDEEILSFQINDILRGGTGENPLNNNSQPPFGAQ
- a CDS encoding PAS domain-containing protein; amino-acid sequence: MFNLKNIFSENSENKNSKNTSRNFLGDGKAILDAVDDGVLAVNSKGNILAINPAAEQITGWNGSDAAGLVFNSVLKITNNEGGEMIEISNPVNRVLRTGENFTTRDLFIKTQSGKIVPIFLAVNSIDSQNSGVVVVFRDISKELKDNREQAEFISTASHEMRTPVASIEGYIGLALNPATATIDARAKSYLQKAHENTKHLGQLFQDLLDITKAEDGRLKNEPVVLDAIEFSRNIWEGLKPKAEAKGLNYIFEPDDHKTGEKTLTPVFFIHADRDHLHEILNNLFENAIKYTPSGMVSVNVTGDNNNVQISVKDSGIGIPAEDIPHLFQKFYRVDNSETREINGTGLGLFLSRKLTESIGGFLDVESEYKKGSTFTVKLPRITRENAEKLKAIEDTKKAEEHQKIEQKNNQREIDEADRDITAILEDPKIENPSEEVFEITQEIQPETSISIPETISQNTQPENSQAQQAPYTQNTTESTQQQEQQIYDNSAQNIAPIPQPNIVNTEQNQPAQKVIQAQQDFSKYGAIQGFSPLAGAQNQNGQNSAPNLQTVQNYDAQIADENLQQNTQAVQNNYSPQSSIYTKNQQFQPPQIMETTQNIAPQPTQYLSNQPTLNDIERMKIEYAQKMMNHRKN
- a CDS encoding GNAT family N-acetyltransferase — translated: MNKIENDEWSFCFLHELGMDQQGEISVWLSNLTYQDDTVLNMSPDDIMEKSCVALLFDEETGEVIASASMMQPQINSFGQRLGEIGSMFTIEGYQRQGAASFLVQQIDEWAKAQDDIHGAYAFLNSKSPRSFAVNGYSGEIEKDGKILNAAEIVPAYAFNLCRTICRDEKAMHLMDLELRKKALEERAEMESSEELIQIRDELDYAKFERWIRFEKLIYENKTKIYRLSYSKDLNAKQDIETHRKIIDFYHDNLKNNLHCCDVVVAKLF
- a CDS encoding TatD family hydrolase produces the protein MKIIDSHCHIHDVNFPIPQEEVFENMQNSKISKAICIGENLENSKIGVKFAEENSSKIELFAAIGVHPHEAEKYSPEELVHELEQLSKAPKVVAIGEIGLDYFYENFNREAQKQILKAQLKLAQKLNLPVSFHVRNAFEDFWPIFDEISKFGKIRGVLHSFTDSKDNLSKALKRDLFIGVNGISTFTKKPEDLEVFASIPLSRILIETDSPFLAPKGKRGKPNQPAFSKLIIEDLAEKRQISAEEVAKITTENCEKLFKI
- the metG gene encoding methionine--tRNA ligase, giving the protein MTKKKLYITTAIPYANGAPHIGNALDYLIADIWARYQRQQGNEVRFQVGTDEHGNKIAEKAAENGLTPQEYVDGTVQNFKNLMDKMKTTYTDFVRTTDLHHVGASQYIWMKLQPYIYKNTYEGWYCTGCESFYTEKEVTEFHGVCPNHQKPFERLSEENYYLRISEFTPKIIEAIETDRMKIVPEYRKKEFLNFLKGGLEDVSISRPKKNLTWGVPVPGDPEQVMYVWIDALANYLTVIGYPDVAGWQEFWPANVQVIGKDILRFHAGIWPAMLLGLDLALPKTLLVHGHISSNGVKMSKSIGNVVDPNEIINNYGLDAFRYYFSRHVATQDDGDFTWEKFENAYNNELGNDLGNLASRVANMVKRYQSGVVGEIPSDEHDRHTYNEYMKSLEFNKAIDEIWGLVRAHNQYIEGVKPWEIAKKAKENKDEENHLAEVLAHSVSGLLQISKMLEPFMPDTAEKLQTIFSSGVIRDEEIGLLFPKIYLKTEDPRAAKIAAAQNNQAKK